One window of Phycisphaeraceae bacterium genomic DNA carries:
- a CDS encoding PD40 domain-containing protein, translating to MDTRFETQTTTRLPVEGMTDGMMWSNDGRQIAYSTFTNKEFSIWERPAVPSGGAAKMFATPIAQQLFVAPSAWSPDGKILAIVQSDIKTNKSDVLMLEQEPDSTEWKCTPYLNSPVDEHALRFSPDGKWVVFCSVESGRHELYAQRFTGAGSGAKDAASGRVQISTSGHDGGV from the coding sequence GTGGATACAAGATTTGAAACGCAGACCACGACACGGCTCCCGGTCGAGGGCATGACGGACGGCATGATGTGGAGCAACGACGGGCGGCAGATCGCGTACAGCACTTTTACGAACAAAGAATTTTCGATCTGGGAGCGACCGGCGGTCCCGTCGGGCGGAGCCGCGAAGATGTTTGCGACCCCGATCGCTCAACAGCTGTTTGTGGCTCCGAGTGCGTGGTCACCCGACGGCAAGATCCTGGCGATCGTCCAGTCCGACATCAAGACCAACAAGAGTGATGTGCTGATGCTGGAGCAGGAACCGGACAGCACGGAGTGGAAATGCACACCATATTTGAACTCGCCGGTCGATGAACACGCGCTGCGGTTTTCGCCCGACGGCAAGTGGGTGGTGTTCTGCTCGGTTGAGTCCGGGCGTCACGAGCTATACGCGCAGCGCTTCACCGGCGCAGGGTCTGGCGCGAAGGACGCCGCGAGCGGGCGCGTGCAGATCTCGACGAGCGGACATGATGGCGGCGTCTGA
- a CDS encoding SRPBCC domain-containing protein — protein sequence MPTAPAQLSDSIVSSSDNQPVQSLEIRKETFIEASPEITFGTILEELGPGSQLPDGTPFPMKIEPWPGGRLYRDLGETGGHKYGHLWAHVQVIKAPLLLELIGPMPMSYPAINHVQYRLKAENGGTRLSFVHRAMGLITPEHKSGMPEGWQMAIGRIKQVAERKAKSR from the coding sequence ATGCCGACCGCACCCGCGCAACTGTCCGATTCCATCGTCTCATCGAGCGACAATCAGCCCGTTCAATCTCTGGAAATCCGCAAGGAGACCTTCATTGAGGCGTCCCCGGAAATCACTTTCGGAACGATCCTGGAAGAACTCGGTCCGGGGAGCCAACTCCCGGATGGAACTCCATTCCCGATGAAGATCGAACCGTGGCCGGGCGGCCGCCTCTATCGGGACTTGGGAGAGACTGGCGGTCATAAGTACGGCCACCTCTGGGCGCACGTTCAGGTGATCAAGGCGCCCCTACTTCTCGAACTCATCGGGCCGATGCCCATGTCCTACCCGGCGATCAATCACGTCCAGTATCGGCTGAAGGCGGAGAACGGAGGGACGCGGTTGTCCTTTGTGCACCGCGCGATGGGATTGATCACGCCCGAGCACAAGAGCGGCATGCCGGAAGGCTGGCAAATGGCGATCGGGCGCATCAAGCAGGTTGCCGAACGCAAAGCCAAGTCCCGCTGA
- a CDS encoding class I SAM-dependent methyltransferase: MSSAFWNERYAASELVYGEEANSFLREMGALLPRKGRALDIGAGEGRNALFLASLGLDVLAVDQSEVGMQKAARRAKEKGLHLRTRAIDLQDFDVEANSLDVVSSIFVHLPAALRAKVHARAQRWLKPGGVFILEAYAPDQIQRNTGGPKDPSLLAPLDTILNELSGMNIERQVAIVRDVTEGQFHSGEASVVQVLARKKK; encoded by the coding sequence ATGTCAAGTGCTTTCTGGAACGAGCGATACGCCGCCAGCGAGTTGGTCTACGGCGAGGAAGCGAACTCTTTTCTCCGTGAGATGGGCGCTTTGCTCCCTCGAAAGGGGCGGGCCCTCGACATCGGCGCGGGGGAAGGACGCAACGCCCTCTTTCTTGCTTCGCTCGGCCTTGATGTTCTGGCCGTCGACCAGAGCGAGGTCGGAATGCAGAAAGCGGCGCGACGCGCAAAAGAGAAGGGGCTGCATCTCCGCACGCGGGCAATTGATCTGCAGGACTTCGATGTTGAAGCGAATTCGCTCGACGTGGTCAGTTCGATCTTCGTTCACTTGCCCGCCGCGCTTCGCGCAAAGGTTCACGCTCGCGCGCAGCGCTGGCTCAAGCCCGGAGGCGTGTTCATTCTCGAGGCGTACGCGCCCGATCAGATCCAGCGGAACACGGGAGGACCGAAGGACCCTTCCTTGCTCGCGCCTCTCGACACCATTTTGAACGAACTCTCGGGGATGAATATCGAACGCCAGGTCGCAATCGTGCGAGACGTGACCGAAGGGCAATTTCACTCCGGCGAAGCGTCGGTCGTTCAAGTGCTGGCCCGAAAAAAGAAGTAG
- a CDS encoding GNAT family N-acetyltransferase, which produces MEPRPRLSFSIRNGTAGDAPSIAELIGELGFQIGLPQLSAKLADSCFANACLVAESQSKVAGVATTHITPVLHRSKPVGRVTMLVVSETMRGHGIGRSLVEEAERRLSGAGCGLIEITCNDSLEDAHSFYEHLGYRRTSVRFFKPIDNSGQSSTRK; this is translated from the coding sequence ATGGAGCCCAGGCCGAGATTAAGTTTCAGCATCCGAAACGGGACAGCGGGGGATGCTCCGTCCATTGCGGAACTCATTGGCGAGCTTGGGTTCCAGATCGGCCTGCCCCAGCTTTCGGCAAAGCTCGCGGACTCTTGCTTTGCCAACGCGTGCCTCGTCGCGGAATCTCAATCGAAGGTCGCCGGAGTCGCCACAACGCACATCACCCCCGTGCTGCACCGTTCCAAGCCTGTCGGACGCGTCACCATGCTCGTGGTTTCCGAAACAATGCGCGGTCACGGAATCGGGCGCTCGCTTGTCGAAGAAGCGGAGCGCCGGCTCTCCGGTGCGGGCTGCGGACTCATCGAGATCACCTGCAACGATTCGCTCGAGGACGCGCACTCCTTTTACGAACATCTTGGATACAGACGAACCAGCGTTCGATTCTTCAAGCCGATCGACAACTCCGGACAATCGTCTACTCGCAAATGA
- a CDS encoding CinA family nicotinamide mononucleotide deamidase-related protein has product MHRKAAIISQGDEIVIGQTLDTNSKWIAARLLDLGIVPVEHASLPDDRNAIAAAFARLAESVDLIVCTGGLGPTEDDLTRFALADASSDALLEDSDALAQIAAWFSARGRQMNELNRVQALRPTRAEFLPNLFGTAPGIRSRIGRCDVFCLPGPPRELAAMFERLVIPRLKPDPSRTVLVRVLHTIGLGESDIALRFRDAPGGDLMSRDRIPLVGTTASNSVVSCRIRYEGPVSNAEAKKLVARDEATIRALIGEAVFGTDDDTLASVIVQALRERGQTIAIVESCTGGLVASQLTDVAGASDVFRAGWVTYSNETKTREVGVSANLFKDSGNSPAPGAVSAEVALAMATGGMTEANADYAVAITGVAGPSGGTEQKPVGTVFIALASREAEPDIRRFAFTGDRAAIREWSARAALAMIWLSLSGRRGVRLLRQE; this is encoded by the coding sequence ATGCATCGGAAGGCTGCGATCATTTCTCAGGGCGACGAAATAGTCATCGGGCAGACGCTCGACACCAACAGCAAGTGGATCGCGGCAAGGCTTCTCGATCTTGGGATCGTGCCGGTCGAACACGCCTCGCTGCCGGATGATCGCAACGCAATTGCCGCGGCGTTCGCGCGGCTCGCGGAGAGTGTGGACCTGATTGTCTGTACCGGCGGATTGGGACCGACGGAAGACGATCTCACGCGATTTGCCCTCGCGGACGCATCGAGCGACGCGCTCCTCGAAGATTCGGATGCGCTCGCGCAGATTGCGGCGTGGTTTTCCGCACGTGGGCGGCAGATGAACGAACTGAACCGCGTCCAGGCGCTGCGGCCGACGCGGGCCGAGTTTCTTCCCAATCTGTTCGGGACCGCCCCGGGAATCCGCTCGCGTATCGGAAGATGCGATGTGTTCTGCCTTCCCGGCCCGCCCCGAGAGCTTGCGGCGATGTTCGAGCGACTGGTGATTCCAAGACTGAAACCGGATCCGTCGCGAACTGTTCTGGTGCGTGTCCTTCACACGATCGGACTTGGCGAGTCGGACATTGCGCTGCGCTTCCGCGATGCGCCGGGCGGAGATTTGATGTCGCGCGATCGGATTCCGCTCGTCGGCACAACCGCGAGCAACAGCGTTGTGTCCTGCCGAATCCGATACGAGGGGCCCGTGTCGAACGCCGAAGCCAAGAAACTCGTCGCGCGCGACGAGGCCACGATTCGGGCCCTAATCGGCGAGGCCGTCTTCGGTACGGATGACGACACTTTGGCTTCGGTGATCGTGCAAGCGCTGCGCGAGCGCGGCCAGACAATTGCGATCGTTGAGAGTTGCACCGGGGGCCTTGTCGCGTCGCAGCTCACGGACGTCGCCGGGGCGTCGGACGTGTTTCGCGCCGGTTGGGTGACCTATTCAAACGAAACCAAGACCCGTGAAGTTGGGGTATCGGCGAATCTCTTCAAGGATTCCGGCAATTCCCCCGCACCGGGAGCAGTGAGCGCCGAAGTCGCTTTGGCGATGGCGACCGGCGGCATGACGGAAGCGAACGCCGACTACGCGGTTGCGATCACCGGGGTCGCGGGGCCCTCCGGGGGCACGGAACAAAAGCCGGTCGGCACGGTGTTCATCGCGCTCGCGTCGCGCGAGGCGGAGCCGGACATCAGGCGATTTGCGTTTACCGGCGATCGTGCCGCCATCCGAGAGTGGTCGGCTCGCGCGGCACTCGCGATGATCTGGCTCTCGCTCAGCGGTCGGCGCGGTGTCCGCCTGCTCAGGCAGGAGTGA
- a CDS encoding dihydroorotase — protein sequence MPPQTVTTTTIKSRQDAPKNTVALRAMPAQRCLLIRGGRVVDPASKTDKVCDVLVEGGVIRAIGKNLDAPSGGLAINATGLLVTPGLIDPHVHLREPGHEHKETIQSGTSAAVVGGFTSVCCMPNTSPAIDTPELVRFVYDRANLTAQCRVFPVAAGTKGRKGLEIAEILLLHRAGAVAFSDDGDCIASAQVMSRVFAAISQTGSTFMQHCQEPTLTQGASMHAGTVSARLGLTGWPRMAEEIIIERDVRLLRHLRSPCRYHAQHISSAGSIDIIRQARRDGLPVTGEASPHHLLLTDDLCDGYNTLAKVNPPLREAIDVNALVEGVADGTITILGTDHAPHSAEEKSLPFEDAPMGIVGLECALPLYAEALVHSGAISWPRLIALLTVEPARLCGLDALGLGSLQKDAPADITIIDPTAKWSIDPAKMVGKSKNTPLAGRKLVGRAVATIVGGVLVHECGIDA from the coding sequence ATGCCGCCACAAACCGTCACGACAACCACGATCAAGAGTCGCCAGGACGCTCCCAAGAACACCGTCGCGCTCCGAGCCATGCCGGCCCAGCGATGTCTACTCATTCGCGGTGGCCGCGTCGTCGATCCCGCTTCGAAGACCGACAAAGTGTGCGATGTGCTTGTCGAAGGCGGCGTGATCCGCGCGATCGGGAAGAACCTCGATGCGCCATCGGGCGGGCTCGCGATCAATGCGACCGGTTTGCTCGTGACTCCGGGCCTGATCGATCCGCACGTTCACTTGCGAGAGCCGGGGCACGAGCACAAAGAAACCATTCAGAGCGGCACGAGCGCCGCGGTCGTTGGCGGATTCACAAGTGTCTGCTGCATGCCGAACACGAGCCCGGCGATCGACACGCCCGAACTTGTGCGATTTGTCTACGACCGCGCGAATCTGACGGCGCAGTGTCGCGTGTTTCCGGTCGCGGCCGGTACCAAGGGACGCAAAGGACTCGAAATCGCGGAGATTCTGCTCCTGCATCGCGCCGGGGCGGTCGCATTCAGCGACGACGGCGATTGCATCGCGTCGGCGCAGGTCATGTCGCGCGTCTTCGCCGCCATTAGCCAGACCGGCTCGACGTTCATGCAGCACTGCCAGGAACCGACCCTGACGCAGGGCGCGTCGATGCACGCCGGAACGGTTTCGGCTCGGCTCGGTTTGACGGGATGGCCGCGCATGGCCGAAGAGATCATCATCGAGCGAGATGTGCGCTTGCTGCGCCATTTGCGCTCCCCCTGCCGCTACCACGCGCAGCACATTTCAAGCGCCGGTTCGATCGACATCATCCGCCAGGCGCGTCGCGACGGTCTGCCGGTGACGGGCGAAGCATCGCCCCACCACTTGCTCCTGACCGACGACTTGTGCGACGGGTACAACACGCTCGCCAAGGTCAATCCGCCGCTTCGCGAAGCAATCGACGTCAACGCGCTGGTCGAGGGCGTTGCCGACGGAACAATCACGATTCTCGGCACGGATCACGCACCTCACTCCGCGGAAGAAAAGTCTCTTCCGTTTGAAGATGCGCCGATGGGAATCGTCGGGCTCGAGTGCGCGCTCCCGCTTTACGCGGAAGCTCTCGTGCATTCGGGCGCGATCTCCTGGCCGCGGCTGATCGCTCTTCTCACGGTCGAACCCGCAAGACTCTGCGGACTTGATGCGCTCGGCCTTGGTTCTCTGCAAAAGGACGCGCCCGCGGATATCACGATCATCGACCCGACCGCGAAATGGTCGATCGATCCGGCCAAGATGGTCGGCAAGAGCAAGAACACGCCGCTCGCGGGACGCAAACTCGTCGGCCGCGCTGTGGCGACGATCGTCGGCGGCGTGCTTGTTCACGAATGCGGCATCGACGCCTGA
- a CDS encoding DUF899 domain-containing protein, translating into MSPQTAQSAAADPFTGRRIVSRDEWLRERITLLAEEKELTHRRDAVADKVRNLPWVKVDKSYVFDSPRGKRSLADLFGDKPQLVVYHFMFDPTWTQGCKSCSFIADHYNGIVVHLAQRDISFLTVSKAPIDKIEQFRKRMGWTFPWVSGADNDFGRDFGVSFTDDELTGGKATYNFTDKPYPIRELPGLSVFIKNDRNEVFHTYSSFARGLENFLTAYRFIDVTPKGRDEAQTGGMGWLRHHDRYDDTAFVDPWLERPGITSPLPR; encoded by the coding sequence ATGAGCCCGCAAACTGCACAATCCGCCGCGGCCGATCCCTTCACCGGTCGTCGCATCGTCTCGCGCGACGAATGGCTCCGCGAGCGCATCACGCTACTGGCGGAAGAAAAAGAACTCACTCATCGTCGCGATGCCGTCGCTGACAAGGTCCGCAATCTGCCATGGGTGAAGGTGGACAAGTCGTATGTGTTTGATTCGCCACGCGGCAAGCGATCGCTCGCCGATCTTTTCGGTGACAAGCCCCAGCTCGTCGTCTACCACTTCATGTTCGACCCGACATGGACGCAGGGTTGTAAATCATGTTCATTCATCGCAGACCATTACAACGGGATCGTCGTGCACCTTGCACAGCGCGACATCTCATTCCTCACCGTTTCGAAAGCCCCGATCGACAAGATCGAGCAATTCCGAAAGCGAATGGGATGGACATTTCCATGGGTCTCCGGCGCGGACAACGACTTCGGCCGCGACTTCGGTGTGTCATTCACCGATGATGAGCTGACCGGCGGCAAGGCGACGTACAACTTCACCGACAAGCCCTATCCGATCCGCGAACTGCCCGGCTTGTCCGTTTTCATCAAGAACGATCGGAACGAAGTCTTCCACACGTATTCGTCGTTTGCTCGCGGCTTGGAAAATTTCCTGACCGCGTACCGGTTCATCGACGTCACTCCAAAGGGCCGTGACGAAGCACAGACCGGCGGCATGGGCTGGCTGCGTCATCACGATCGCTATGACGACACGGCCTTTGTCGATCCTTGGCTCGAGAGGCCCGGCATCACGTCTCCGCTCCCGCGCTGA
- the hrpA gene encoding ATP-dependent RNA helicase HrpA — protein MPGENALNDNSVRTDDSLPTYEGLRRRVDDCINVDRNHLLSRLNSIRDRSDPRLPVLQDEIERAVAKYEARVARKPVPTFDDSLPVVQRRAEILEAIRRNQVLVLCGETGSGKTTQIPKICLELGRGTRGLIGHTQPRRVAARSVAARIAEELGVKTGGAVGFKMRFADATSPDTYIKLMTDGILLAETQHDRLLDQYDTLIIDEAHERSLNIDFLLGYIKRLIPQRPDLKVIITSATIDPERFAKHFSTGGKPAEIIEVSGRTYPVVVRYRPLSAPSGDEDGPDLDLTEEEAIVAAAKEAVATGPGDILVFLPGEREIRDVADTLRRTLPHDTEILPLYARLSTDEQMRVFRSGNARRRVVLATNVAETSITVPGIRYVIDPGLARVSRYSTRTRVQRLPIEPISQASASQRAGRCGRVGPGVCFRLYEEQDLLKRDQFTEPEILRTNLASVLLQMKALRLGAPEDFPFVEPPDNRAIRDGVETLHELGAFDSSGDLTEIGRKLAKLPIDPRLGRMILAADHEDCVHEALVIASALSIQDPRERPLDKREQADQMHARFKDASSDFKSLLNLWKHYHELNDKLTSSRLRTACRQSFLSFLRLREWSEIYRQLRSLASELKLRFSKSPASGDQVHRAVLAGLLTSVGTKGDNAEYTGCRNIKFFLHPGSALSLSKPQWIMAAELVRTTKLYARCAAKIDPAWIEQFGAHLVKRTYNEPRWKRESGRVIANERVLLHGLEIVAKRPVHFGPIDPKTSREIFIENALVQGDMDTMAPFLAHNLALIEEIRELEAKMRRRDLLAGDRAVFDFYDKRLPSTVCTTHLFEAWRKEMDRREPRLLYLSRKDVIASDIEADPRQYPSEMPVFGSRLPLKYTMDPGAARDGITVDVPLEALHQIDEDRSLWLVPGLLKELVAELLRSLPKAYRHHIVNIPSFAESLAERLTFGQGSLLDTLGGEVRLYTKGLSGDIARSAWRLDAIPAHLRFNYRVIDDSGKELAQSRDLAALKSKFAPVGTRRLPKGGGDRFSRDGIRSWDFGELPAVVQIDRAGINITAYPALVDLTTSCGLRLADSPARAAQLHRAGLCRLYILTASHEFGRLRRGIPDLERLRLMSAPLAKWEEFLNDLMLLAADQTLFESGYEDVRDEVSFDRSVARAEPKLWNAGSAVRKVVGEIVEAHQLLAAKLSTTKSPTFANVLADELDHAPRLVEPGFLLSTPREWLPHTARYLTASRLRLERLPGGGITRDEKLLAELKPWWQLFTGNLHVLAQDGPRRDAFVQFRWMLEELRVSLFAQSLRTAMPISYKRIAQQWEEVMKSGS, from the coding sequence GTGCCCGGCGAGAACGCGCTCAACGACAACTCGGTACGCACCGACGATTCGCTTCCAACTTATGAAGGGCTGCGCCGTCGCGTTGATGATTGTATCAATGTCGATCGGAACCATTTGCTTTCGCGATTGAATTCGATCCGCGACCGGAGCGATCCGAGGCTGCCGGTGCTCCAGGATGAAATCGAGCGAGCCGTCGCAAAGTACGAGGCCCGGGTCGCTCGAAAGCCGGTTCCGACGTTCGACGATTCGCTCCCTGTTGTGCAACGCCGCGCGGAAATCCTCGAGGCCATCCGGCGGAACCAGGTGCTTGTCCTGTGCGGCGAAACGGGGTCCGGAAAGACCACGCAGATTCCAAAGATCTGCCTGGAATTGGGGCGCGGCACTCGCGGACTCATCGGACACACCCAGCCCCGGCGCGTTGCCGCTCGATCGGTCGCTGCACGCATCGCGGAGGAATTGGGTGTGAAAACGGGCGGCGCCGTCGGCTTCAAGATGCGGTTCGCCGATGCGACATCACCGGACACCTACATCAAGCTCATGACCGACGGCATACTGCTCGCCGAGACACAGCACGATCGCCTGCTCGATCAGTACGACACGCTCATCATCGATGAGGCGCACGAGCGCTCTCTGAACATCGACTTCTTGCTCGGATACATCAAGCGCCTGATCCCGCAACGGCCCGATCTCAAGGTCATCATCACGTCGGCCACGATCGACCCGGAGCGCTTCGCGAAGCATTTTTCCACCGGAGGCAAGCCAGCCGAAATCATCGAGGTCTCCGGGCGCACCTACCCGGTCGTAGTCCGATACCGGCCGCTGTCCGCTCCATCGGGCGACGAAGACGGGCCGGATCTCGACCTGACGGAGGAAGAAGCCATCGTCGCCGCGGCAAAGGAGGCGGTCGCGACCGGCCCCGGCGATATTCTCGTTTTTCTTCCCGGAGAGCGCGAGATCCGCGACGTCGCCGATACCTTGCGCCGCACGTTGCCGCACGATACGGAGATCCTCCCGCTGTATGCGCGACTCTCCACCGACGAGCAGATGAGGGTCTTTCGCTCAGGAAATGCTCGCCGCCGAGTCGTACTCGCAACAAACGTCGCCGAGACCTCGATCACCGTTCCCGGAATCCGGTACGTCATCGACCCGGGCCTCGCACGTGTTAGCCGGTATTCCACGCGCACGCGGGTGCAGCGCCTCCCGATCGAACCGATTTCGCAGGCATCCGCGAGTCAACGCGCAGGGCGCTGCGGACGCGTCGGACCGGGAGTTTGTTTCCGACTGTACGAAGAACAGGATCTTCTCAAGAGAGACCAGTTCACCGAGCCGGAAATCCTGCGCACGAATCTCGCGAGCGTTCTCCTGCAGATGAAGGCGCTGCGGCTCGGCGCGCCCGAAGACTTTCCATTCGTCGAGCCCCCGGACAATCGCGCCATCCGCGACGGCGTCGAAACGCTGCACGAGCTCGGAGCTTTCGACTCTAGCGGCGACCTCACCGAAATCGGGCGCAAACTCGCGAAGCTCCCGATCGATCCACGCCTGGGCCGCATGATTCTCGCGGCGGATCATGAGGACTGTGTGCACGAAGCGCTCGTCATCGCCTCGGCGCTTTCGATTCAGGATCCACGAGAACGTCCGCTCGACAAGCGCGAGCAGGCCGACCAGATGCACGCCCGCTTCAAGGACGCCTCTTCCGATTTCAAATCGCTGCTGAATCTCTGGAAGCATTATCACGAATTGAACGACAAGCTGACCAGCAGCCGCCTGCGCACCGCGTGCCGCCAGAGCTTCCTGTCGTTCCTTCGACTGCGTGAGTGGAGCGAGATCTATCGGCAGCTCCGCTCGCTCGCCTCAGAATTGAAACTGCGGTTCTCGAAGTCCCCCGCCTCCGGAGATCAGGTGCACCGCGCCGTGCTCGCCGGGCTGCTCACGAGCGTCGGGACAAAAGGCGACAACGCGGAGTACACCGGATGCCGCAACATCAAGTTCTTTCTCCATCCCGGATCGGCACTTTCCCTATCCAAGCCCCAATGGATCATGGCGGCCGAGCTCGTCCGGACAACCAAGCTCTACGCGCGGTGCGCCGCGAAAATCGATCCGGCGTGGATAGAGCAATTCGGGGCTCACCTCGTCAAACGGACATACAACGAACCACGGTGGAAGCGCGAGTCCGGCCGGGTCATCGCGAACGAACGGGTGCTCCTGCACGGGCTCGAGATCGTCGCGAAGCGACCGGTTCATTTCGGACCCATCGACCCCAAGACCAGCCGCGAGATCTTCATTGAAAACGCTCTCGTGCAGGGCGACATGGACACAATGGCGCCCTTTCTTGCCCACAACCTCGCGCTCATCGAGGAAATCCGGGAACTCGAGGCGAAGATGCGCCGGCGCGATCTTCTTGCGGGAGATCGCGCGGTCTTCGATTTCTACGACAAACGGCTGCCCTCAACCGTCTGCACCACGCATCTTTTCGAGGCGTGGCGAAAAGAGATGGATCGGCGCGAGCCGCGTCTGCTCTATCTCTCGCGCAAAGACGTGATCGCGTCAGACATCGAGGCGGATCCGCGGCAATACCCCTCCGAAATGCCTGTTTTCGGCAGCCGCCTTCCCCTCAAGTACACGATGGATCCTGGTGCTGCGCGCGACGGGATCACTGTCGATGTTCCGCTGGAAGCGCTCCATCAGATCGATGAGGATCGCTCGTTGTGGCTCGTGCCCGGTTTGCTGAAGGAACTCGTTGCCGAGTTGCTGCGTTCGTTGCCCAAGGCGTATCGGCATCACATCGTGAACATCCCCTCGTTCGCAGAATCGCTCGCAGAGCGCCTGACATTCGGACAAGGGTCGCTGCTCGACACACTCGGCGGCGAAGTGCGCCTGTACACCAAGGGACTGAGCGGCGACATCGCCCGAAGCGCATGGCGGCTTGATGCGATTCCCGCCCATCTGCGGTTCAACTACCGCGTGATCGACGACTCGGGAAAAGAACTCGCGCAGAGCCGCGATCTCGCGGCACTCAAATCCAAGTTTGCACCGGTGGGAACGCGAAGACTCCCCAAGGGAGGCGGCGATCGGTTCAGTCGCGACGGGATACGCAGCTGGGACTTTGGAGAACTTCCTGCGGTGGTTCAGATCGATCGCGCCGGCATCAACATCACGGCGTATCCGGCGCTCGTCGATCTCACGACTTCGTGCGGCTTGCGTCTGGCCGACTCTCCCGCCCGCGCGGCGCAATTGCACCGCGCCGGGCTGTGCCGCCTGTACATCCTCACCGCCTCTCACGAATTCGGCCGTCTCCGCCGCGGCATTCCGGATCTTGAACGATTGCGATTGATGTCGGCTCCGCTTGCGAAGTGGGAGGAGTTCCTGAACGATCTGATGCTGCTCGCGGCAGATCAGACGCTCTTCGAGAGCGGATACGAAGACGTCCGCGACGAGGTCTCGTTCGACCGATCGGTTGCCCGCGCCGAGCCGAAGCTCTGGAACGCGGGGAGCGCCGTCCGCAAAGTGGTCGGCGAGATCGTCGAAGCCCACCAATTGCTCGCCGCCAAGTTGTCAACGACAAAGAGTCCCACTTTTGCAAACGTGCTTGCGGATGAACTCGACCACGCGCCGCGCCTCGTCGAGCCCGGCTTTTTGTTGAGCACGCCGCGCGAGTGGCTCCCTCACACCGCACGCTATTTGACAGCGTCCCGGTTACGTCTCGAACGTCTTCCCGGGGGCGGGATCACACGCGATGAAAAGCTGCTCGCGGAATTGAAGCCGTGGTGGCAACTCTTTACGGGGAACCTGCACGTGCTCGCACAAGACGGTCCACGCCGCGACGCGTTTGTGCAATTCCGGTGGATGCTCGAAGAGTTGCGCGTTTCGCTGTTCGCACAGAGTTTGCGCACCGCCATGCCGATTTCGTACAAGCGCATCGCGCAACAGTGGGAAGAAGTGATGAAATCGGGGTCCTAG